The genomic window CGCCTTGGGTGCCGTGCACTGCAAGAAACGCTTTCATCATGGCAACTGCAATTTTGTTCGGCTCAAATGGCACCACTGCGCCGTTGCGGCGGATGATCTGGTAGTGCGAATAAGCCTGAGTCGCCGGCGTTTCGTTGCCGGGAACGGGGGACAGCAGCGGGGCGGGTGCCGTGGGTACGGCCGTGGAAATAGATTGCATAGTTTCCTCGTCTAAATCGGGTGTATTTTTGTGTGATCTGTGTGCCGCGTGGCTTGCTACGACTAAGGGGCTTCGCACCCGCGCATCAACCAAGGCACACTATATCTGGGGTCTGGGGTGCTTGCAACCCACTACCGGTAGTGTATCTGCTCGGCACCCTTGTATTTTGATCAGGGCCTTTGCCCCTCGCATTCCACTTGCCGGAAAGGGGGCATCAAAGCCTTGATTGGCGTAAAGTTTTCAAGCCGAATGAGGTTTGATGCGGCTTGCAGCAGCATTTGGCGTGGAACGGCCCGATGGATGCGGGTGTCGCGCTTTCAGGGGCGTCTGAAGGATCGCCAAAATTTTTTCAGAAGCTTGGCGATCTGTTCAAGAGTTGTGGCTTTCTTGCCATGGAGCGGGTAATTCCCAGTCCGAAATCGCGCCCCAGAGCTTCAGTCGTTCCCACTCGAATCCGGGACCCGGGTCTGTCTTCCTGCCGGGCGCAATATGCTCATGGCCCGCGACGTACTGAATTTCATAGTTCTGCGCGATTGCCGCGCACAGACGCTCCAAGCTCTCGTATTGATGGGCGGTAAACAAGTCGTTGTCCATGCCCTCCAACTCGATGCCAATCGAGTTGTCGTTGCAATTGGGCTTTCCGCGATAGGTGGATGCGCCCGCGTGCCAGGCGCGTGCATCGCAACTGACAAACTGGCACACAGTGCCCGTGCGCGTCACAAAGAAATGGCTGGAGACTTCCATGCCCCGGATCGTTTGGTAATACGGGTGCGCATCCCAGTTCAGGGTATTGGTAAATAGTTGGCGCACACCATCCCCTCCATATTCGCCGGGGGGCAGCGAGATAGAGTGCAGCACTACCAAGTCGGTGTCTGCATCTGCAGGCCGTGGGCCGAAGTTGGGAGAGGTTTCGTGGAGCGCTTCGCTCCACCAGCCTTCCGACCAGCTGCCGGTCGCCTCGCGGGGGGGGTTATTCCGATTTTCCATCGTCATGTTCGGGCACATCGATGGACAAGCGCTCCATCCGGTAACGGATTTGCCGCAGACTTATTCCCAAGCGCTGGGCTGCAGCGGTCCGGTTGAAACGGGTCTCACGCAGGACGTGGATCAGGATTTCACGCTCCTGAGCGTCCAAATGGCTTTGCAAATCGGCGGGGATGCTGAACGAGCCGGGCTCAGACGCCGGTGCCACGGGGGCGGGCTCGGAGTCGTGGCCATGGGTGTCGAGTTCCAAAACATCGCCTTCAGACAACGCCAACGCGCGATGCAGCAGGTTTTCCAACTCCCTGACATTGCCCGGGAGCGGCAGCGCTTTCAATTGCGCCAGCAAGCTTGCGGACAGCGTGGGCGCCGGCACACCCGTTTCTTCACAAATTCTGGTGACGAGTGCCCGGCAGAGGGCCTCTAAGTCGTCTCTCCGCTCCCGCAGCGGTGGCAGCTGGAGGTCGATCACATTCAAGCGGTAATACAAGTCCTGGCGGAAGTGCTGTGCCGCAACCTCCGCCACCAGATCTTTGTGGGTGGCGCTGACCAGGCGGACATCCACACTCTCTTCCTGGTTGCTGCCGAGAGGGCGGATTTTTCGCTCCTGAATCGCCCGCAGCAATTTGGCTTGCATCGCCAGTGGCAAGTCGCCGATTTCATCCAAAAACAACGTGCCGCCGTGGGCCGCTTGGAAAAACCCCGGCCTGTCTTGTGTCGCGCCGGTATAGGCACCCTTGCGGGCACCGAAAAATTCCGCCTCCAGCAAAGACTCCGGAATGGCACTGCAATTGACCGCCACCCATGGCCCGGCGGCGCGGTGGCTGTTGGCATGCAGGGCTCGCGCAGCCAGCTCTTTGCCGGTGCCCGACTCGCCCCGGATCAGCACCGGCGCCATGCTGCGCGCCACCTTGGCAATACGCTCCTTCAGGGCCACCATGGTGTGAGATCGCCCGACCAACTGCTCCAGCGCTTTGGCGCCTTCTGTGCCACTGTCGGCAGGGCCCTTAACAGATCGCTCGGTGTGCGAGCTAGCGCCAGGGCTGGTGCCACCCAAGGCAGCCATCACCGCGCTGCGGAACTGCTTCAAGTCCACGGGCTTGGTCAGGTAATCAAATGCGCCAGCCTTTAGCGACTCGACTGCATTCTCGGCCGAGCCATACGCCGTAATCACAATGCAGCGCTCTTTGCTTTTGTGTTCGCGCAGAGCGTGCAGGATGTCAATGCCCATGCCGTCGGGCAGGCGCATATCGGTGATCACTAAGTCATATTTATGGGCGGCGACTGCATCCAAGGCCTCGTTTACCGAGGCAGCGGTGTCCACCTGATGGCCTTCGCGCAGCAACGTGAGCTCATACAAGGTCCGCAGGTCCGGCTCATCATCGACCACCAGGATGCGGGCGTTGTTCAGTACAGGGATGCTTGCCATAGAGAGTTGCCGTCGGTGTCCTGGGTCATGGGGCCTTTGATAAGGCTCAGTGTTAGCGTGAAGTCATTGCCTTCGTGCAGTTGCCCGCTCCGGATGCGGGCGCTGCGTTGGTACCGCAGGGTGGCACCGTGGCGTTCGCAGAGTTCGCGTGAAATGTACAGCCCCAACCCGCTGGAGCGGCTCTCGGACGAGAAAAAGGGCTCAAACAAATGCCGCTCCACCGTTTGGTCCATACGGGCTCCGTCGCTCCACACCGAGACGCAAGCCGCAGTGTCGGTGTAGGTCACCGTGATTTGCACAGCTTCTGGCTGTTTGCTCGCGTAGCGCAGCGCGTTGTCGAGCAGATTAATCAGAACTTGGCGCAGGTGCTCCGGGTCAAAGCGCACTGCGTGTGGGCGGGGGTCAATGTCGATGCCAATCAGCCCGCCAATGCTCTTGTGTTGTGCCCAGTCTTGCACCATGCGGTGAACCGTCTCGCTCAGGCCATACAAGGCGTCGTGTTCGCCTGCAGATGTGGTGCGGGCACGGGCCACATTCAAAATGTCGTCCACGATTTTGCCCAGCCGCTTGGCATTCTGGCTCACCATGGTGGTCAGGCGTAATTGCCTAGGATCCTGCAGCTCCTCAGACAACAGCGCATTCGCCTGCGCAATCGCGGCCAAGGGGTTGCGTATCTCGTGGGCTACGGCGGTCGACATGCGCCCCATGCTGGCCATCTTTTCGGTGCGAATGCGGGCCTCTGCATGGCGCTGGTCTTGCAAAAACAGCACACACAGACTGTCTTCTCCGATGCCTTGGGGCGCCGCAAGCCGGGTCCGTGCCAGTACCTTGAGCGCACTGCCGTGGTCGTGTACGAGTTCTACCTCGGCTTCTTGGCTTTGGCCACTTCCAAGGCATAGCCGCGTGAGTAGCAACAGCGGGCGCCATGCTGGGTCTGCTTTCAGGTCAAAAAGTGCGGAGCGCAGCCGGTCTTCGTCGCCCAGCAGGGCACGAGCCGCCGGGTTCGCGGCCCGCACGATTCCGCGCTGATCCACAATGACCACCCCCTCGGGCATCGCTTCGATGACCAACTCGTTCACCTCGCGTTGGATCGAGGCTGCCAATTGGTTTTGCCGGGCTCTGCGCCCCTCGTTGGCCAAGCGGGTTGCCAGTTGGTTGGCCAAAAAGGCCACCGCAAAGTAGCCAATGCCGCTGAGCCCCGCCTGGGCAAACGCAGCCGGGTTGTCGATGTCGTTGACCAGCAGTGTCCAGCTGGCGCCGCCCAGCAGCAGCATGGTCACGCCAGCCGCCGTGCCCAGTGCCAGCCGCAGCGAGCCCAGCACCGAGGCCAGCAGCACCGGCAAGGCAAACAGGGGGGGGTAATTCAGGTTGTTGCCGTTGAGCCATTGCAGCGCTGAAAAAACCAGAACATCAATCCCGATCAGCACGCCCCAGGTTTTGCTGAACGCACCGCCCAAAGGCCGGGGTTGCAATAGCAAGCGCGCGCCCAGCGTACTGACAAAGTACACCGCTGTGATGACCAGCAAAGTTTTGCTGTGTGTGGTGCTGGTGACAAACAACGTAGTTTGCAGGCCCACCAAAGCGGCACCCAGCACCCAGCGCGCGGTCATAAAGGCCTGCCATAGGCGCTTGAAGTCACTGGTGTCCGGCGTTTGCTCGGGGGGCGCCTCCAGCGATGACGCACCAAACCACGAGTTTTCGCCCGGGTCGTTCGTCATCCGTTTTCTGCCAAGCGCAGGTGTTCCGCGCTGCAATAGGCGCCACGCTGGCCTTGCACTAATTCGCTAGCGGGCACATGCAGCGTGCAATACGCGCAAGCTCCCATTGCGACGCTGCCTGTTTTGGGCGGCGCCTCTGGCGGCGGTGCAGTGGGCGGGCGCTTGGCTTTGTGGCTGCGCCAGTACCAGATCACCCCGAGGATGACCAGCAGGATCACCAAATTCTTCATGCCGACCGGCCCAACAAGACTTCGAGCACAAACCGGGATCCCACATACCCCAGCAACAACAGCACACTGCCGGTGTAGAGCACCGCCACAGCGCGTTTGCCCCGCCAGCCAAAGCGTGCGCGGCCCAGCAGCAAGACGGCAAACGTGATCCACGACAGTACGGAGAACACGGTTTTGTGGTCCCAGTGCCATGCGTGGCCTTTGCCATAGACCACATCGCCAAACAGATAGCCCATGCCCAGCGTGGCAGTCAGCAGTACGAACCCGGCCGCGACAAACCGGTAGGTCAGTCGTTCCAGAGTCAACAAGGGCAAACCACTGTGCGGGTCTGCGGCTTGGCGGATGCGGGCCTCCGCACGACTCATCAACCAAGCGTGCACCACGGCAGTACCAAACAGCCCGTAGCTGGCTACGCCAAAGGCCAGGTGTGTCGGCAACCAAATGGTGGCCGTGCTGGGCAGGGGGGCGCCCGGGAAAATGCATGCCAACAGCACCGCCGCTGCACCCACGGCAGACAAGGCCCACCGCGTTTGGAGTTGCGGGTAAATCTGGCTTTCAATCGCATACACCGCAGCGACGACCCACGCCGTCATGGAGAGTGCGGTGGCAAAACCAAAGTAGGTGGGCGGCAAAAGCAGGCCCCAGGCGAGTGCCGCCCCGTGCAAAAACCAGGCCCACGCCACCCAGGCACGTGCTGCGTTGGAGCTCAGGTGCGCGGCCCTGAGTGCCGGCCACGCATAAGAACAGGCCGCCAAAACCGACAAGGCTAAGCTGGTAGGGGACGCACTGGCTAAAATCATGTGCACAGTTTAGCGTTTTGCTCCCTGCCGGCACTGTCCGGCTCACACCGCAGGTTGCGCCTGCCGGAATACTTCAATATGGCCTCCGCTCTTACCGACAAACTTTCCCGCCTCGTTAAAGACCTGCGAGGCCAGGGGCGTATCACCGAGTCCAACGTCACCGACATGCTGCGCGAAGTGCGCATGGCGCTCCTAGAGGCCGACGTGGCCTTGCCGGTGGTGCGCGACTTCATTGCCCGGGTGAAAGAAAAAGCACTGGGCCAAGAGGTGCTGGGATCCCTGCAGCCCGGCCAGGTGCTGGTGAGTATCGTCAACCGCGAACTCTCCGCCACCATGGGCGAAGGCGTGAGCGACATCAACCTCGCCGCCCAGCCGCCCGCGGTGATCTTGATGGCCGGTTTGCAAGGTGCCGGTAAAACCACCACGACCGCCAAGCTCGCCAAGCACTTGATCGAAAAGCGCAAGAAAAAGGTGCTGACAGTCTCTGGCGACGTGTACCGCCCCGCCGCGATTGAGCAGCTCAAGACGGTAACGGCGCAGGCTGGCGCGGAGTGGTTTCCTTCCACGCCCGATCAAAACCCGGTCGACATCGGCCGTGCCGCGCTGGATTACGCCAAAAAGCACTTCTTTGATGTGCTGCTGGTCGACACCGCAGGCCGCTTGGCGATTGACGAAGCCTTGATGCTGGAAATCAAAAACCTGCACGCCGCGTTGAACCCGGTCGAAACGCTGTTCGTGGTAGACGCCATGCAGGGCCAAGATGCGGTCAACACTGCCAAGGCCTTCAAGGAAGCCTTGCCACTG from Rhodoferax potami includes these protein-coding regions:
- the ampD gene encoding 1,6-anhydro-N-acetylmuramyl-L-alanine amidase AmpD; translation: MENRNNPPREATGSWSEGWWSEALHETSPNFGPRPADADTDLVVLHSISLPPGEYGGDGVRQLFTNTLNWDAHPYYQTIRGMEVSSHFFVTRTGTVCQFVSCDARAWHAGASTYRGKPNCNDNSIGIELEGMDNDLFTAHQYESLERLCAAIAQNYEIQYVAGHEHIAPGRKTDPGPGFEWERLKLWGAISDWELPAPWQESHNS
- a CDS encoding sigma-54-dependent transcriptional regulator, with the translated sequence MASIPVLNNARILVVDDEPDLRTLYELTLLREGHQVDTAASVNEALDAVAAHKYDLVITDMRLPDGMGIDILHALREHKSKERCIVITAYGSAENAVESLKAGAFDYLTKPVDLKQFRSAVMAALGGTSPGASSHTERSVKGPADSGTEGAKALEQLVGRSHTMVALKERIAKVARSMAPVLIRGESGTGKELAARALHANSHRAAGPWVAVNCSAIPESLLEAEFFGARKGAYTGATQDRPGFFQAAHGGTLFLDEIGDLPLAMQAKLLRAIQERKIRPLGSNQEESVDVRLVSATHKDLVAEVAAQHFRQDLYYRLNVIDLQLPPLRERRDDLEALCRALVTRICEETGVPAPTLSASLLAQLKALPLPGNVRELENLLHRALALSEGDVLELDTHGHDSEPAPVAPASEPGSFSIPADLQSHLDAQEREILIHVLRETRFNRTAAAQRLGISLRQIRYRMERLSIDVPEHDDGKSE
- a CDS encoding sensor histidine kinase; amino-acid sequence: MTNDPGENSWFGASSLEAPPEQTPDTSDFKRLWQAFMTARWVLGAALVGLQTTLFVTSTTHSKTLLVITAVYFVSTLGARLLLQPRPLGGAFSKTWGVLIGIDVLVFSALQWLNGNNLNYPPLFALPVLLASVLGSLRLALGTAAGVTMLLLGGASWTLLVNDIDNPAAFAQAGLSGIGYFAVAFLANQLATRLANEGRRARQNQLAASIQREVNELVIEAMPEGVVIVDQRGIVRAANPAARALLGDEDRLRSALFDLKADPAWRPLLLLTRLCLGSGQSQEAEVELVHDHGSALKVLARTRLAAPQGIGEDSLCVLFLQDQRHAEARIRTEKMASMGRMSTAVAHEIRNPLAAIAQANALLSEELQDPRQLRLTTMVSQNAKRLGKIVDDILNVARARTTSAGEHDALYGLSETVHRMVQDWAQHKSIGGLIGIDIDPRPHAVRFDPEHLRQVLINLLDNALRYASKQPEAVQITVTYTDTAACVSVWSDGARMDQTVERHLFEPFFSSESRSSGLGLYISRELCERHGATLRYQRSARIRSGQLHEGNDFTLTLSLIKGPMTQDTDGNSLWQASLY
- a CDS encoding PP0621 family protein; the protein is MKNLVILLVILGVIWYWRSHKAKRPPTAPPPEAPPKTGSVAMGACAYCTLHVPASELVQGQRGAYCSAEHLRLAENG
- a CDS encoding cytochrome C assembly family protein, producing MILASASPTSLALSVLAACSYAWPALRAAHLSSNAARAWVAWAWFLHGAALAWGLLLPPTYFGFATALSMTAWVVAAVYAIESQIYPQLQTRWALSAVGAAAVLLACIFPGAPLPSTATIWLPTHLAFGVASYGLFGTAVVHAWLMSRAEARIRQAADPHSGLPLLTLERLTYRFVAAGFVLLTATLGMGYLFGDVVYGKGHAWHWDHKTVFSVLSWITFAVLLLGRARFGWRGKRAVAVLYTGSVLLLLGYVGSRFVLEVLLGRSA
- the ffh gene encoding signal recognition particle protein, whose amino-acid sequence is MASALTDKLSRLVKDLRGQGRITESNVTDMLREVRMALLEADVALPVVRDFIARVKEKALGQEVLGSLQPGQVLVSIVNRELSATMGEGVSDINLAAQPPAVILMAGLQGAGKTTTTAKLAKHLIEKRKKKVLTVSGDVYRPAAIEQLKTVTAQAGAEWFPSTPDQNPVDIGRAALDYAKKHFFDVLLVDTAGRLAIDEALMLEIKNLHAALNPVETLFVVDAMQGQDAVNTAKAFKEALPLTGIILTKTDGDSRGGAALSVRQITGAPIKFAGTSEKLDGLEVFDAERHAGRILGMGDIVALVEQVTAGVDIEAAKKLADKVKSGAGFDLNDFLAQIQQMKQMGGLSSLMDKLPAAMAAKAGQVDMDKAEKDIKRKEGIIHSMTPLERRKPELIKATRKRRIAAGAGVHVQEVNRMLKEFEQMQEMMKKMKGGGMMKLMKRLGGMKGMPKMPF